The genomic DNA CCTCTAGTAGAGCCTATGTTTAAACTTTTAGACGAGACTTACAAAAATCTGTCCACCTACACGCCCATTTCGGCGGAGCAAATTCAGACTTATAAAGAGAAATATTTCGGTTTTATAGACAAGGATTATATTATTTGTATAGAAGATGAGCATCAAGATTTAATCGCTTTTGCCATTACGATGCCTTCTTATTCTAAGGCGTTGCAAAAAGCCAATGGCAAACTTTTTCCATTCGGGTGGTGGCATTTTCTAAGAGCTGGAAAACGGAACGATAGAGCCAATTTTTATCTGATTGGCATTCGTCCGGATTACCAGCGTCGTGGCGTTACTTCCATTATTTTTGAAGAAATTTATAAGGTTTTTAAAAAGAAAGGCGTCAAGTTTTTAGAAACCAATCCAGAGTTGGAGGACAATAAGAGCATCCAGCTGTTGTGGCAAGATTATGCCCCTGTTAACCATAAACGAAGACGCACTTATGCATTAGATATTTAGCCTTATGAAAAAGCAACTTTACATTTATATGGCGCTCATCCTCCTGTTTGTGGGCTATAATTTATTTTTTAAAACCGATAACGAACGGCTAAACACGTTGATTAACATCTTGTTTTCCAGTTTGTTGTTTCTCTATTTGGCTTATTTAGCCTTGGTGATTTTAAAAAAGTTGAAAAAGTAAAAAGGAGTGCCAAGCATTTGGAGGTTTAGAAATATCCAAAACGCAAGTCTATTATTTAAAATAATTCTAAATTGGGCTAATGCTGGTTTTTAAGGAATGAAAATTGCAGCTGGCATTGTGGTTTTAGCGTATAATTTTATTAGTTTTGCAAGTCAAAGAATAACTTAAGATGAATATTCCAGATAATTACATTCCAATTCTGATACAAGCCGCCGTGGGGCTGGGTTTTGTGCTGGTGTCTTTGGTGGCATCGCATTATTTAGGTCCACGCTTGAATGGTGGCGTAAAAGATGATGCCTTTGAATGTGGTATAGACCACGAGGGCGATGCCCGCACACCGTTTTCGGTAAAGTACTTTCTTACCGCTATTTTATTCGTGTTGTTTGATATAGAAATTGTATTCTTTTATCCTTACGCGGTTAATTTTAGAGAATTCGGTATAGAAGGATTTTTAGCGGTGCTCACCTTTGTTGCGGTCTTTTTCATCGGATTTTTCTATGTGCTGAAGCGTGGCGCTTTGGATTGGGATAAATAATCATAAAAATTAAGAAAATGTCTAATACACCTACGATAAAAACAGATGCACCAGCACCTCCAGGCTATTCTGGAGAGGGCTTTTTTGCAACTAAATTGAGCAGTTTGATAGGGATGGCGCGGTCCTATTCGCTTTGGCCATTGCCATTTGCCACCTCTTGCTGTGGTATTGAATTTATGGCGATGATGATGCCAACTTACGACTTAGCAAGGTTCGGTGCGGAAAGAATGTCTTTCTCCCCAAGACAAGCCGATTGCCTATTGGTTTGCGGGACTATCTCTAAAAAATTAGCCCCTGTATTAAAGCAAGTTTACACGCAGATGGCAGAGCCTAAATGGGTAATTGCCGTGGGAGCTTGTGCCAGCAGCGGCGGTATTTTTGATACTTACTCTGTGCTCCAAGGGATTGATAGAGTGATTCCTGTAGATGTCTATGTACCAGGGTGTCCGCCGAGGCCAGAGCAAATTTTAGAAGGCTTTATGCAAGTGCAAGCCTTGGCAGAAAGCGAAAGCCTAAGGCGCCGAGATATGCCTGAATATAAGGCTTTATTAGAAAGTTATGATGTTAAATAACATACAGATAATATGAGGATTGCCTGATGAAAAAGGGCTACATTTCGCATTATCAAACTAAAAATTTATGAACAACAATTTTATTTTAGAAGCCATCCGCAGAGAGTTCCCAGAGGCGTTATTGAATGCCTCGGAGCCGTATGGTTTTCTAACTTTAGAAATAGAGAGAAAGGACATCAAAAAAGTGATTCATCACCTTAAGGATTCCTCATTGGAGTTTCATTTTCTGACCGATATTTGTGGATTGCACTATCCAGCGGTTAAGGGGAAGGAGCTCGGCGTGGTGTATCACTTGCATAATATGAAAACCAATGCAAGAGTAAGGCTTAAAACCTTTATGCCGATAGAGGAGCCAGAGGTAGATTCCATCACAGATTTGTATGCTGGAGCCAATTGGATGGAACGAGAAACTTTTGATTTCTACGGCATTAAGTTTAGAGGGCATCCAGATTTAAGAGTGATCCTCAATGATACCGAGCTGGGCTATCATCCAATGTTAAAGGAATACCGATTGGAAGACGGCACCAGAGAAGATAAAGACGATAAAATGTTTGGAAGATAAGCACTTGATTTTGATACCTTATTATAAGGTTGAAAGTCAAATATCATCATCAAAGACTAAACAATGAAAGATAACGAATTATCCAATATACTCCAGCATTACGAAAGTAATGAACAGATTGATGGGCAACTTTATACCCTCAATTTAGGACCTACGCACCCCGCCACGCACGGTATTTTCCAAAATATCTTAACGATGGACGGCGAGCGTATTCTGCATTCTGAGCAAACGGTAGGCTATATTCATAGAGCGTTTGAGAAAATATCAGAGCGTAGAAATTATGCTCAAATCACTACCCTAACCGACCGTTTGAACTACTGTTCGGCACCGATTAACAATTTCGGTTGGCATATGACAGTGGAAAAACTCATCGGTTGCCAAGTGCCTAAACGCGTTGATTATATGCGGATTATCATTATGGAACTGGCAAGAATTGCCGACCATTTGGTGTGCAATGGCGTAATTGGCGTAGATACAGGGGCCTTAACGGGCTTTACTTATGTGTTCCAAGACAGAGAGCGCATCTACGAAATGTATGAACAAGTTTGTGGCGCCAGAATGACCACCAACATCGGTAGAATTGGCGGTTTTGAAAGAGATTTCTCCCCAAAATTCCACGAGTTGATTAAAGATTTCATCAAAAATTTCCCAAAAAGATTTCAAGAATTTTGTGACCTGATGGAGCGCAACAGAATCTTTATGGACAGAACCATTGGCGCAGGTGCCATTTCTGCGGAGCGGGCTTTGAGCTATAGCTTTACAGGTCCCAACTTGCGTGCGGCAGGGGTAGATTATGATGTTCGTGTGGCACAGCCTTATTCTTCGTATGATGATTTTGATTTCATCATTCCAATAGGCACAGCGGGAGATACTTACGATAGATTTATGGTAAGACAGCAGGAAATTTGGGAAAGTTATAAATTGGTAAAAAATGCCTACGAAAACCTTCCAGAAGGAGATTATCACGCAGATGTTCCAGATTTTTATTTGCCAGAAAAAGCCGATGTTTACACCAAAATGGAAGCCCTGATTTATCACTTTAAAATAGTGATGGGAGAGCAAGAAATTCCAAAAGGTGAGGTTTACAACTGCGTAGAAGGCGGTAACGGTGAGTTAGGCTTCTATCTGATTAGTGATGGTGGGCGTACCCCGTACAGACTTCATTTCAGAAGACCGTGCTTTATTTATTACCAAGCGTATCCAGAGATGATCAAAGGCTCTATGATTTCCGATGCCATTATTACAATGAGTAGTATGAATGTGATCGCAGGAGAATTAGACGCTTAGAAAATTGAAAATAAAATAATAAAATAGATTGTAAATAGGGAAGTTTAATATCAAAAAAACTCCATCAATCTAAAATAGATAAAAAAATGAGCGAAACAATTGCTTTTAAGCCAGAAGCCTTAGAAAAGGTACACCAGATTATGGCAAGGTATCCAGAAGGCAGACAGAAGTCGGCACTGATTCCAGTATTGCATTTGGCACAGAAAGAATTCGGTGGGTGGCTATCGGTTCCCGTGATGGATTATGTAGCAGAATTACTCAGCATTAAGCCGATAGAAGTTTATGAAGTGGCAACTTTCTACACGATGTTCAATATGAAACCCGTAGGGAAGTATGTGCTGGAAGTCTGCAGAACAGGACCTTGTATGCTCAACGGCAGCGAAGATATCCTCAACCATATCCGTGAAACCCTCAACATTAAAGACGGCGAAACCACGGAAGATGGGCTATTCACACTAAAACCAGCCGAATGCTTGGGCGCGTGTGGCTATGCTCCAATGATGCAGTTGGGTAAATTTTATCACGAACATCTAACCAAAGAAAAAGTAGATGAAATCCTTGAGCTTTGTCGCCAAGGAGCCATCGCTATAGACTAAATTATTAAGGACAATGAGTAAAAAACTTTTACTTAAAGACGCACATATAGAAGGCATTCGCTATTTTGATGTATACCGCAAACAAGGCGGCTATCAAGCAGCAGAAAAAGCCTTGAAAATGACCCCTGAAGAAATCTTAGAAGAGGTAAAAACTTCTGGACTGAGAGGGCGTGGTGGCGCGGGCTTCCCAACAGGGCTCAAGTGGAGTTTCTTAGCGAAACCCGAAGGCGTGCCAAGACACTTGGTGGTTAATGCCGATGAGTCTGAACCTGGAACCTTCAAAGACCGTTATTTAATGGAGTTTATCCCACATCTTTTAATCGAGGGGATGCTCATTTCATCTTATTGCTTGGGCTCTAACACTTCTTACATCTACATCCGTGGGGAGTACGCGTGGATTCCAGATATTTTAGAGGAAGCCATTGCGGAAGCTAAAAAAGCAGGATTTTTAGGGAAAAATATTTTAGGCTCAGGCTTTGATTTGGAAATTTATGTCCAAAGAGGAGCAGGAGCATACATCTGCGGAGAGGAAACCGCCCTATTAGAATCTTTGGAAGGCAAGAGAGGAAATCCGAGATTGAAACCACCATTCCCAGCGGTTAAAGGCTTATGGGAAAGACCAACGGTGGTGAATAATGTGGAGTCCATCGCCGCGGTAGTACCGATTATCAACATTACAGGTGCCGAGTATGCCAAAATTGGCGTAGGGCGTTCCACAGGGACTAAACTCATTTCCGCTTGCGGAAACATCAATAAGCCAGGGGTTTACGAGATTGATATGACCATCACGGTAGAAGAATTTATCTATTCTGATGAATATTGTGGTGGTATCCCGAATGGTAAGCGCTTAAAGGCGTGTATTCCTGGAGGAAGCTCCGTACCGATTGTTCCTGCCAACTTATTGCTAAGAACCATTGATGGCAAACCACGATATATGAACTATGAATCCCTTTCAGAAGGCGGTTTCGCTACGGGAACTATGATGGGGTCTGGTGGTTTCATCGTTTTAGATGAAGACCAATCCGTGGTAGAGCATACGATGACTTTGGCGCGTTTTTACAACCACGAAAGTTGCGGACAGTGTACCCCTTGCCGAGAGGGCACAGGCTGGATGTACCGCATACTGAAAAAAATAGTGGCTGGCGAAGGCGAAATGTCCGATATTGATTTGCTATGGGATATTCAGCGGAAAATTGAAGGTAACACCATCTGCCCGTTAGGAGATGCAGCGGCGTGGCCAGTAGCAGCAGCCATTCGCCATTTTAGAGATGAGTTTGAATGGTATGTGAAAAATCCAGAATTAGCCAAAACCCAAAAATACGGATTGGGGAACTATGCAGACCCTATTCCATTGAAAGAAGAAACGCTATCTTAAAAAAACGAAGAGGAAGGTGAAAAGCAGAATTGTATATATGATGGCTCTTATCCTCACCATGGGGATGATGAATGCGCAGCAAAACTCAGAAGTGAGAAACCCTTTCCGCAAGGGAACGGTTTTATTATTCTGGGGTTGGAATAGAGCAGCTTATACCGCATCAGATATTCGCTTTAAAGGCGAAGGCTATGATTTCCAGCTGCACCATGTGGTGGCTCATGATAGACCCACGGATTTCAGTTTTAGAGACTATTTTCATCCACTAAGGGTAACCATTCCTCAGACCAATACGCGGATTGGCTACTTTATCAAGGACAATTTAGCCATCGTTTTGGCAGTAGACCATATGAAATATGTGATGGACCAAGACCAAACGGTAGATTTTAGCGGAAAGATTGCCAATCCTTATGCTGTTTATGTTCAGAATGGAAAAGTCAATTTATCCGATGAGCAATTTCTCACTTTTGAGCATACCGATGGTCTCAACTATGTGAATGCTGGTTTAGAAAAATACCAACCAATATTAACGAATAAAAATGTGGATATCTATTGGGCATATGGCGGCGGCGTAGGTGTGCTTTACCCTAAAACCAATGCCAAATTATTTGGTAATGAGAGAAGCGATAGGTTTCATATTGCAGGCTTTGGTGCTGATGTAAGAGCCAATTTAAATATTGTATTTTGGAAACACCTTATCGCGAGGATAGAAGCGAAATACGGTTACATCAATATGCCAGACATCAAAACCACATTAAATAATGCCGATGTGGCGAGCCAAGATTTCGCCTTTGGGCAGGTTAATTTTGGTATAGGCTATGTTTTTAATACCAGAAAATTAAAATAGGAAATAATAGCGAGAGTAAGTTTTATCAACAATAATAAAAAGTCTTTTCACGAAGACTAATCATTAACGATATGAGCGAAGAGATTAAAAAATTTAAAATAACCATAGACGGACAAACCACCGAGGTAGCACCAGGAACGAGTATTTTGGAGGCTGCAAGACAAATCGGAGGGAAATCTGTGCCCCCTGCAATGTGCTATTATAGCAAGTTGGAAACCAGTGGTGGGCGGTGCCGTACTTGCCTCGTAGAGGTGTCCAAAGGTTCTGATGCAGACCCTCGCCCAATGCCGAAATTGGTGGCGAGTTGCCGTACAACCGTAATGGATGGTATGGAAGTGAAGAACTTAACCTCTGAGAGAACCCAAGAGGCACGAAAAGCCGTTACGGAATTCTTATTGGTTAACCACCCATTAGACTGTCCTATCTGTGACCAAGCGGGCGAGTGCCACCTCCAAGATTTAGGCTACGAGCACGGCGTGGAAAATACCAGAACAGAGTTTGAAAGAAGAACTTTTGAACCAGAAGACATCGGTCCTTATATTAAATTGAATATGAACCGCTGTATCCTTTGCGCCAGATGCGTATTGGCTGCCAACCAGTTGACCGATGAGCGGGAGCACGGCATTTTATTCCGTGGTGACCATGCCGAAATTTCAACTTACCTCAATAAAGCCTTAGACCATGAGTTTATCGGCAATGTGATAGATGTATGCCCTGTGGGTGCGCTTACGGATAAAACTTCGCGCTTTGCCAGCAGAGTATGGTTTACTAAACCGATGAATGCCACTTGCCAGTGCGACAAATGTAGCGGTAAGGCGGTGCTTTGGATGAAAGGTGATGAAATTATCCGTGTAACAGCCAGAAAAGATGAGTACGGCGAAGTGGAAGAGTTCATCTGTAACGATTGCCGCTTCCACAGAAAAGACCTTAAATATTGGAATGTAGAAGGTCCAAGACACATCAGTAGACACTCGGTGATTTCATTAAATCATTACGATAAAAAGACCAATTCTTATGAGCTAATTGACTATGAGTCAGCCAAGGAGGTCAGCACCAAAGATGAAAAAAGAGTAGAACCTAAAATAAAAGATGAAGAACAATAGTTATGGATTTACTAACTTTTAAACTGATATTAGTCGTTTCTCTTTTCATCTTATCCCTTACAGTAGCCGCATATTCTACTTGGGCAGAAAGAAAAGTAGCCGCACTAATGCAAGACAGAATGGGACCTAACAGAACAGGACCTTTGGGACTTTTACAGCCGCTGGCAGATGGTGGTAAGTTCTTCTTTAAAGAAGATTTTATCCCACGAAATGCGGAAAAATTCCTCTTTATCTTAGGCCCTGGTTTAGTGATGTTTATCTCGTTGATTACAGGGGCGGTGATCCCTTGGGGCAAGAGTTTAAATATTGCAGGACATTCTTTTGACCTCCAAGTTGCCAATGTAGATGTTGGTGTGCTTTACCTGATCGGTATGGTATCCATTGGGGTTTATGGCATTATGATTGGTGGCTGGGCTTCTAATAATAAATACTCGCTTATTGGTGCGATCCGTGCTTCTTCGCAGATGATTTCTTATGAATTGGCGATGGGGCTGGCACTACTTTCCATCATTATGATGGCGGGTTCATTAGACTTAAAAGTCATTACCGAAGCGCAAGCCTCAGGGCAAATTTGGGGTATTCTTCCCGAAGTTTCAGGGATGAACTGGAATATTTTCTATCAGCCTGTGGCATTTTTGGTATTTTTTGTAGCGGCGTTGGCAGAGTGTAACCGCCACCCTTTTGACCTTCCAGAGTGCGAAGCAGAGCTGGTGGCAGGGTTTATGACGGAATATTCCGCGATGAAATTAGGGCTTTATATGTTTGGAGAATATGTGAATATGTTCATCTCTAATGCCTTGATGGTGGTTTTATTCTTCGGTGGATACAACTACCCTGGTATAGAGTGGGTTACTACCAACTATGGTGAAAATATCGCAGGGGTTTTAAGTGTAATCGCCTTTTTATCCAAAGCCTTTTTTGGTATTTTTGTCTTTATGTGGATCCGATGGACTCTACCGAGATTTAGATACGACCAACTGATGCATTTAGGTTGGAAAACGCTAATTCCTTTGGCTTTAGTTAATCTATTGGTCACAGGCGCTGTCATTTTAGCCTTTGCTAATGCTTAATTTTTAATAAAAGAGAGAAAAAAGATGCCCCAGAGTGGGATCTCAATGAAAATATTATAAATCTGATGAAATTAACCAATCGTTCAAAAGTGGTTTCTAACAAGAAGATGACTTTGGCAGAGAAAGTCTATATCCCCGCAATTGCTAAGGGGATGAGCATCACGCTGAAGCATTTCTTTAAGAAAGACCATACCATACAATATCCAGAAGAAGTAAAGCCACGTGCAGCCATTTGGCGGGGTCGGCATATTTTGAAAAGAGATGAACAAGGCAGAGAGCGTTGCACGGCGTGTGGGCTTTGTGCGGTGGCTTGCCCTGCGGAAGCGATTACGATGACCGCTGCAGAGCGTACCAAAGAGGAAATGAACCTCTACCGTGAGGAAAAATATGCCTCTACTTACGAAATCAATATGTTGAGATGTATTTTCTGCGGTATGTGCGAAGATGCCTGCCCTAAATCTGCCATTTATCTAACGGATAGATTGGTAGATGCAGAGCCTAACCGCGCCCTATTCATCTATGGTAAAGACAAACTTTTGGAAGATGTGAACCATAGAATAGACATTACAGAACGACAAAAAAAATCTTATCACTAATACTATGGAGTTAGCTATTTTTTATATCATATCTGGATTAGCGGTGGTGAGTGCTATTTATTTCGTAGCCTCTAAAAATCCACTGTATAGCATATTGTCTTTGGTGATTACTTTTTTCTCCATAGCGGGGCTTTATATCTTGCTCAATGCTCAGTTTTTAGGCATTGTACAGATCATCGTGTATGCGGGAGCCATTATGGTTTTGTTCCTATATGTGCTAATGATGTTGAACTTGAAATCTCAAGATGAAGGTAAAAAACACAACCTGATGAAGGTGGCAGGGGTATTCTCGGCAGGGCTTTTATTGGTTGGATTTTTAGGTTTTTTCCGAGGCTATAGCAGCAACCAATTGGTGATCGCAGAGGTGGCGCAAGGCGTAGGGCTGACCAAAAACTTAGGTCAATTATTGTTTAATGAATATGTACTTCCGTTTGAATTGGCTTCAATCCTGATCCTTTCTGGGATTGTGGGGGCAGTGCTTATTGGTAAAAAAGATTTATAAGAGAGATGAACGAAATCAATACTTTTGTACAGCATATCCCATTAGAATATTTTATCGTTCTATCGTTATTTTTATTCTGTTTGGGTGTTTTAGGCGTTTTGTTAAGAAAAAATGCCATTATTATTCTGGGCTGCGTAGAGCTGATGCTCAATTCTGTAAATCTCTTATTGGTAGCATTTTCTACTTATTATGGAGACGCCCATGGGCAGATGTTGGTATTCTTTATTATGGTGGTTGCCGCGGCAGAAGTGGCGGTAGGTTTGGCCATTATCACTATGATGTACAGAAATACCAAGTCTGTGGATATTAGTATTTTAAATAAATTAAAAGGATAAAAGAAATATGGAAAATATCGTTTATGCAATTGTTCTTTTTCCTTTGGTAGGTTTTTTAATCAACGGATTATTAGGGAAAAAGTTACCAAAGATAGTGGTAGGCGGTCTGGCTACGGCTGTCGTATTTGTATCGTTTTTACTTTCGGCATATCTGTTCACGCAGTTTAGTGCAGACACGCCAGCGTTGGTCGTAAAAGCCTTTGAATGGTTTAGAGTGAATGGCATCTCAGTTGATTTTGGCTTTCAGATTGACCAATTATCATTGATGATGATGATGATCATTACAGGGATTGGCTCTTTGATCCACCTTTATTCTATTGGTTATATGAGTCACGATGCTGGTTTTTATAAATTCTTTACCTATCTCAACCTTTTCATCTTCTCAATGTTACTATTGGTGATGGGGAGCAACTACTTGATTTTATTCATCGGTTGGGAAGGCGTAGGGCTTTGCTCTTACCTTTTGATAGGTTTTTGGTATAAAAACGAAGACTATGGCAAAGCGGCAAGAAAGGCTTTCATTATGAACCGTATTGGGGACTTAGGTCTACTCATCGGGATTTTTATGCTGGCACATTATACCCACGCGGTAGATTATCTTAGTGTAGCGCAAAACGCGTCGTTATTTGAGGCAGATGGCGCCATCATCACCTTTATCACTTTGAGTTTATTCATTGGTGCTGTAGGGAAGTCGGCGCAGTTGCCGCTATTCACTTGGTTGCCAGATGCTATGGCAGGGCCAACGCCTGTTTCCGCACTCATCCACGCCGCTACGATGGTTACGGCAGGGATTTACCTCATTGTGCGTTCTAACTTCTTATACACTTTGGCGCCAACCACGATGAATGTGATTTTAATCGTAGCCTTAGTTACTGCTGCCGTTGCAGCATTCATTGCATTAAGACAAAACGATATTAAAAAAGTCTTAGCCTATTCTACGGTATCTCAGTTAGGTTTTATGTTTGTGGCTTTAGGCGTAGGCGCTTACACTGCCGCGATATTCCACTTGATGACGCACGCGTTTTTCAAAGCATTATTATTCTTAGGCTCTGGTTCTGTAATCCATGCGATGGGCGGCGAGCAAGATATGCGTTTTATGGGTGGGCTGAAAAAATACATTCCAGTGACCCACGCGACTTTCCTCATCGGAACATTAGCCATTTCGGGGATGCCGCTATTCTCAGGGATGATTTCTAAAGATGAAATTTTAGTTTCTGCTTTTGCCAAAAATCCTATTTTTTGGTTTGTGCTATTCATTATTGCGGCACTTACGGCAACTTATATGTT from Riemerella columbina includes the following:
- a CDS encoding NADH-quinone oxidoreductase subunit A, with the translated sequence MNIPDNYIPILIQAAVGLGFVLVSLVASHYLGPRLNGGVKDDAFECGIDHEGDARTPFSVKYFLTAILFVLFDIEIVFFYPYAVNFREFGIEGFLAVLTFVAVFFIGFFYVLKRGALDWDK
- a CDS encoding NADH-quinone oxidoreductase subunit B, translated to MSNTPTIKTDAPAPPGYSGEGFFATKLSSLIGMARSYSLWPLPFATSCCGIEFMAMMMPTYDLARFGAERMSFSPRQADCLLVCGTISKKLAPVLKQVYTQMAEPKWVIAVGACASSGGIFDTYSVLQGIDRVIPVDVYVPGCPPRPEQILEGFMQVQALAESESLRRRDMPEYKALLESYDVK
- a CDS encoding NADH-quinone oxidoreductase subunit C, whose amino-acid sequence is MNNNFILEAIRREFPEALLNASEPYGFLTLEIERKDIKKVIHHLKDSSLEFHFLTDICGLHYPAVKGKELGVVYHLHNMKTNARVRLKTFMPIEEPEVDSITDLYAGANWMERETFDFYGIKFRGHPDLRVILNDTELGYHPMLKEYRLEDGTREDKDDKMFGR
- a CDS encoding NADH-quinone oxidoreductase subunit D, encoding MKDNELSNILQHYESNEQIDGQLYTLNLGPTHPATHGIFQNILTMDGERILHSEQTVGYIHRAFEKISERRNYAQITTLTDRLNYCSAPINNFGWHMTVEKLIGCQVPKRVDYMRIIIMELARIADHLVCNGVIGVDTGALTGFTYVFQDRERIYEMYEQVCGARMTTNIGRIGGFERDFSPKFHELIKDFIKNFPKRFQEFCDLMERNRIFMDRTIGAGAISAERALSYSFTGPNLRAAGVDYDVRVAQPYSSYDDFDFIIPIGTAGDTYDRFMVRQQEIWESYKLVKNAYENLPEGDYHADVPDFYLPEKADVYTKMEALIYHFKIVMGEQEIPKGEVYNCVEGGNGELGFYLISDGGRTPYRLHFRRPCFIYYQAYPEMIKGSMISDAIITMSSMNVIAGELDA
- a CDS encoding NADH-quinone oxidoreductase subunit NuoE family protein, yielding MSETIAFKPEALEKVHQIMARYPEGRQKSALIPVLHLAQKEFGGWLSVPVMDYVAELLSIKPIEVYEVATFYTMFNMKPVGKYVLEVCRTGPCMLNGSEDILNHIRETLNIKDGETTEDGLFTLKPAECLGACGYAPMMQLGKFYHEHLTKEKVDEILELCRQGAIAID
- the nuoF gene encoding NADH-quinone oxidoreductase subunit NuoF produces the protein MSKKLLLKDAHIEGIRYFDVYRKQGGYQAAEKALKMTPEEILEEVKTSGLRGRGGAGFPTGLKWSFLAKPEGVPRHLVVNADESEPGTFKDRYLMEFIPHLLIEGMLISSYCLGSNTSYIYIRGEYAWIPDILEEAIAEAKKAGFLGKNILGSGFDLEIYVQRGAGAYICGEETALLESLEGKRGNPRLKPPFPAVKGLWERPTVVNNVESIAAVVPIINITGAEYAKIGVGRSTGTKLISACGNINKPGVYEIDMTITVEEFIYSDEYCGGIPNGKRLKACIPGGSSVPIVPANLLLRTIDGKPRYMNYESLSEGGFATGTMMGSGGFIVLDEDQSVVEHTMTLARFYNHESCGQCTPCREGTGWMYRILKKIVAGEGEMSDIDLLWDIQRKIEGNTICPLGDAAAWPVAAAIRHFRDEFEWYVKNPELAKTQKYGLGNYADPIPLKEETLS
- a CDS encoding 2Fe-2S iron-sulfur cluster-binding protein: MSEEIKKFKITIDGQTTEVAPGTSILEAARQIGGKSVPPAMCYYSKLETSGGRCRTCLVEVSKGSDADPRPMPKLVASCRTTVMDGMEVKNLTSERTQEARKAVTEFLLVNHPLDCPICDQAGECHLQDLGYEHGVENTRTEFERRTFEPEDIGPYIKLNMNRCILCARCVLAANQLTDEREHGILFRGDHAEISTYLNKALDHEFIGNVIDVCPVGALTDKTSRFASRVWFTKPMNATCQCDKCSGKAVLWMKGDEIIRVTARKDEYGEVEEFICNDCRFHRKDLKYWNVEGPRHISRHSVISLNHYDKKTNSYELIDYESAKEVSTKDEKRVEPKIKDEEQ
- the nuoH gene encoding NADH-quinone oxidoreductase subunit NuoH, whose translation is MDLLTFKLILVVSLFILSLTVAAYSTWAERKVAALMQDRMGPNRTGPLGLLQPLADGGKFFFKEDFIPRNAEKFLFILGPGLVMFISLITGAVIPWGKSLNIAGHSFDLQVANVDVGVLYLIGMVSIGVYGIMIGGWASNNKYSLIGAIRASSQMISYELAMGLALLSIIMMAGSLDLKVITEAQASGQIWGILPEVSGMNWNIFYQPVAFLVFFVAALAECNRHPFDLPECEAELVAGFMTEYSAMKLGLYMFGEYVNMFISNALMVVLFFGGYNYPGIEWVTTNYGENIAGVLSVIAFLSKAFFGIFVFMWIRWTLPRFRYDQLMHLGWKTLIPLALVNLLVTGAVILAFANA
- a CDS encoding NuoI/complex I 23 kDa subunit family protein encodes the protein MKLTNRSKVVSNKKMTLAEKVYIPAIAKGMSITLKHFFKKDHTIQYPEEVKPRAAIWRGRHILKRDEQGRERCTACGLCAVACPAEAITMTAAERTKEEMNLYREEKYASTYEINMLRCIFCGMCEDACPKSAIYLTDRLVDAEPNRALFIYGKDKLLEDVNHRIDITERQKKSYH
- a CDS encoding NADH-quinone oxidoreductase subunit J family protein — its product is MELAIFYIISGLAVVSAIYFVASKNPLYSILSLVITFFSIAGLYILLNAQFLGIVQIIVYAGAIMVLFLYVLMMLNLKSQDEGKKHNLMKVAGVFSAGLLLVGFLGFFRGYSSNQLVIAEVAQGVGLTKNLGQLLFNEYVLPFELASILILSGIVGAVLIGKKDL
- the nuoK gene encoding NADH-quinone oxidoreductase subunit NuoK — encoded protein: MNEINTFVQHIPLEYFIVLSLFLFCLGVLGVLLRKNAIIILGCVELMLNSVNLLLVAFSTYYGDAHGQMLVFFIMVVAAAEVAVGLAIITMMYRNTKSVDISILNKLKG
- the nuoL gene encoding NADH-quinone oxidoreductase subunit L is translated as MENIVYAIVLFPLVGFLINGLLGKKLPKIVVGGLATAVVFVSFLLSAYLFTQFSADTPALVVKAFEWFRVNGISVDFGFQIDQLSLMMMMIITGIGSLIHLYSIGYMSHDAGFYKFFTYLNLFIFSMLLLVMGSNYLILFIGWEGVGLCSYLLIGFWYKNEDYGKAARKAFIMNRIGDLGLLIGIFMLAHYTHAVDYLSVAQNASLFEADGAIITFITLSLFIGAVGKSAQLPLFTWLPDAMAGPTPVSALIHAATMVTAGIYLIVRSNFLYTLAPTTMNVILIVALVTAAVAAFIALRQNDIKKVLAYSTVSQLGFMFVALGVGAYTAAIFHLMTHAFFKALLFLGSGSVIHAMGGEQDMRFMGGLKKYIPVTHATFLIGTLAISGMPLFSGMISKDEILVSAFAKNPIFWFVLFIIAALTATYMFRLYYLTFHGEFRGTEEQKHHLHESPLNMTLPLMILAVLSVVGGFINLPHFIGHGKFQFLHHWLERLYVNLPHLEEVPFGREMVLLGLTVLMFILVWIGVRYLYVVKKKQPQAHYSGWEKLSEHKLYIDEIYHMVVVKPVEILGKASSVFDKELIDRLVNGVGLGAIGSGRLFKKIQNGNVEAYVFVMSLAIGIILIINFLVL